Proteins found in one Microtus pennsylvanicus isolate mMicPen1 chromosome 14, mMicPen1.hap1, whole genome shotgun sequence genomic segment:
- the Dio3 gene encoding thyroxine 5-deiodinase, whose amino-acid sequence MPRQAASRLVVGEGEGPPGASGPAATMLRSLLLHSLRLCAQTASCLVLFPRFLGTAFMLWLLDFLCIRKHFLRRRHPDHPEPEVELNSEGEEVPPDDPPICVSDDNRLCTLASLKAVWHGQKLDFFKQAHEGGPAPNSEVIRPDSFQSQRILDYAQGSRPLVLNFGSCTUPPFMARMSAFQRLVTKYQRDVDFLIIYIEEAHPSDGWVTTDSPYTIPQHRSLEDRVSAARVLQQGAPGCALVLDTMANSSSSAYGAYFERLYVIQSGTIMYQGGRGPDGYQVSELRTWLEHYDEQLHGTRPRRF is encoded by the coding sequence ATGCCTCGCCAGGCCGCCTCGCGGTTGGTGGTGGGAGAAGGTGAAGGACCCCCGGGGGCTTCGGGGCCCGCGGCCACCATGCTCCGCTCCCTGCTGCTTCACTCTCTGAGGCTCTGCGCCCAGACCGCCTCGTGCCTCGTGCTGTTCCCGCGCTTCCTAGGCACAGCCTTCATGCTCTGGCTTTTAGATTTCTTGTGCATCCGCAAGCATTTCCTGCGTCGTCGTCATCCTGACCACCCCGAGCCCGAAGTAGAGCTCAACAGTGAAGGCGAGGAGGTGCCCCCCGACGACCCACCCATCTGCGTATCAGACGACAACCGTCTGTGCACCCTGGCCTCTCTCAAGGCCGTGTGGCATGGCCAGAAGTTGGATTTCTTCAAGCAGGCCCACGAGGGTGGCCCTGCACCTAACTCAGAGGTCATCCGGCCTGATAGCTTCCAGAGCCAGCGCATCCTTGACTATGCTCAAGGGAGCCGCCCACTGGTTCTCAATTTTGGCAGCTGTACCTGACCACCGTTCATGGCGCGAATGAGCGCCTTTCAGCGCCTGGTCACCAAGTACCAACGTGACGTTGACTTTCTCATCATCTACATCGAGGAAGCCCACCCATCCGACGGCTGGGTCACCACAGATTCGCCCTACACCATCCCACAGCACCGTAGCCTGGAGGACCGTGTTAGTGCGGCAAGGGTACTGCAGCAAGGTGCACCTGGCTGTGCTCTGGTCCTGGACACCATGGCCAACTCCAGCAGTTCCGCATATGGTGCCTATTTTGAGCGCCTCTACGTCATCCAGAGTGGCACCATCATGTACCAGGGAGGCCGTGGCCCCGACGGGTACCAGGTGTCTGAGCTTCGCACTTGGCTGGAGCACTATGATGAGCAGTTGCATGGTACTAGGCCACGTCGATTCTAA